One Chloroflexota bacterium DNA window includes the following coding sequences:
- a CDS encoding argininosuccinate synthase produces MTKQEIEKVVLAYSGGLDTSVIVPWLRNNYGCDVICFTANLGQDEELEGLEEKAIASGASKIYIEDLREEFISDYLYPMMRAGAVYERKYLLGTSVARPLIAKRMVEIAELEGADAVSHGCTGKGNDQVRFELTVMALNPRLRTISPWREWTIRSREDALDYAAEYNVPVAASEKSIYSRDRNLWHLSHEGGLLEDPWNEPEETMFLWSKSPEDAPNRPEEVTIDFQSGYPKRLNGVAMGPISLMDNLNAVGAKHGIGRVDLVENRLVGMKSHGIYETPGGTILYAAHQALEELCLDKSTLHFKLQVALKYAELTYNGLWFTPLRKALDAFVDATQANVTGSVRLKLYKGNCLVVGRRSPYSLYREDFATFGDEDVYDQQDAEGFIKLYGLPMKVEAMLDIAGVGVSKYRAPDYSKFKRD; encoded by the coding sequence ATGACGAAACAAGAAATCGAAAAGGTCGTTCTCGCCTACTCGGGCGGCCTGGATACCTCTGTAATCGTGCCCTGGTTACGCAACAACTATGGCTGCGACGTGATTTGTTTCACAGCCAACCTGGGCCAGGATGAAGAGTTGGAGGGTCTTGAAGAAAAAGCGATAGCATCAGGCGCCAGTAAGATCTACATCGAGGACCTGCGCGAGGAATTCATTAGCGATTACCTCTATCCCATGATGCGCGCCGGTGCTGTTTACGAACGTAAATATCTCCTGGGTACCAGCGTGGCGCGGCCGCTGATCGCCAAGCGGATGGTGGAAATCGCTGAGTTGGAGGGCGCCGATGCCGTTTCCCACGGCTGTACAGGGAAGGGCAACGACCAGGTTCGTTTTGAGCTGACTGTGATGGCCTTGAATCCGCGCTTGCGCACCATTTCGCCCTGGAGAGAGTGGACGATTCGCAGTCGAGAGGATGCGCTGGACTATGCAGCCGAATATAACGTGCCTGTGGCCGCTTCCGAAAAGTCGATCTATAGCCGGGATCGCAATTTGTGGCATTTGAGCCACGAGGGTGGGCTTTTGGAAGATCCCTGGAATGAGCCGGAAGAGACTATGTTTCTCTGGAGCAAGAGCCCAGAGGATGCTCCCAACCGGCCGGAGGAGGTTACTATCGATTTCCAGTCAGGGTATCCCAAACGGTTGAATGGCGTTGCCATGGGACCGATCAGCCTGATGGACAATCTGAACGCGGTCGGCGCCAAACACGGGATCGGTCGGGTTGATCTGGTGGAGAATCGCCTGGTGGGCATGAAATCCCATGGTATCTACGAGACGCCTGGTGGCACCATTCTTTACGCGGCTCATCAAGCGCTGGAGGAACTGTGCCTGGACAAATCGACCTTGCACTTCAAGCTGCAGGTCGCATTGAAGTACGCTGAACTGACGTACAACGGGTTGTGGTTCACCCCATTGCGCAAGGCGTTGGATGCTTTCGTGGACGCTACTCAGGCCAATGTGACCGGCAGCGTGCGGCTCAAGCTTTACAAAGGCAATTGTCTTGTGGTTGGACGACGCTCACCCTATTCGCTCTATCGTGAGGACTTCGCTACTTTCGGCGACGAGGATGTGTACGATCAGCAGGATGCTGAGGGTTTTATCAAGCTCTACGGATTGCCCATGAAGGTCGAGGCGATGCTCGATATCGCTGGGGTTGGCGTAAGCAAATACCGGGCTCCCGATTACTCCAAGTTCAAACGGGACTGA
- a CDS encoding AI-2E family transporter, whose translation MSENANTWTRDTKRIVVVVILIGAVLLLYLARSMLSLLALSAVLAYIFQPLVGHLEGRMPRGVAAAICVLLIVLLAALVPVLVTPWVIEGVAEILSALAQIPRLFDREVPEIAALIPDFAVGGYDVDLGDALISLERTISQAIQEASVPSIGEIVGYLVESAKAAKGLLGTAAVVLTDAMALLFGAALGAILLLMFTFYLTKDGPKLRSWLKSIAPEGAWPEWEILFFRLQIVWDSFFRGQLVLSLTVGVVTFIVALILGLPAAFVLGLLAGVLEVVPNLGPIMAAVPAVVLALIQGSTHWDINNAVFALIVIAAYVLIQQLENNLLVPRIIGTSLNLHPMIVLVGVIAGTATGGILGAFLAAPTLASVKIFFDYAHSKLNDRPPFPETTGMGEGSQVPVLAAPDASDEGAVGLEDFPEILTPGDDDQGAEEPVT comes from the coding sequence ATGTCCGAAAACGCCAACACCTGGACACGGGATACCAAACGGATCGTCGTTGTCGTGATACTGATCGGGGCAGTTCTCTTGCTCTATCTGGCCCGATCCATGCTGTCACTCCTGGCATTATCAGCCGTCCTGGCATACATTTTTCAACCCCTGGTGGGTCATCTCGAAGGTCGGATGCCTCGCGGTGTGGCTGCGGCGATATGCGTGCTCTTGATCGTGCTTCTGGCTGCCCTGGTCCCGGTCCTCGTAACGCCGTGGGTGATCGAAGGCGTTGCGGAAATTCTCAGTGCATTGGCCCAGATTCCCCGGCTTTTCGATCGGGAGGTGCCTGAGATAGCCGCGTTGATTCCCGATTTTGCGGTTGGTGGCTACGATGTCGATTTGGGAGATGCCCTGATTTCGCTGGAGCGAACCATCAGTCAGGCTATTCAGGAGGCATCTGTACCTTCCATAGGTGAGATCGTAGGCTATCTGGTGGAAAGTGCAAAGGCAGCAAAAGGGTTATTGGGCACTGCTGCCGTTGTGCTGACCGACGCGATGGCTCTTTTGTTCGGGGCTGCCCTGGGCGCGATATTGCTGCTCATGTTTACCTTTTACCTGACCAAGGATGGACCCAAGCTGCGTTCCTGGCTGAAGTCAATCGCACCGGAGGGCGCCTGGCCCGAGTGGGAAATTCTCTTTTTTCGGCTGCAAATAGTCTGGGACTCCTTTTTCCGGGGCCAGCTTGTTCTGTCGTTGACGGTAGGGGTTGTTACTTTCATTGTGGCATTGATTCTGGGCTTGCCTGCCGCTTTCGTACTTGGGCTGCTTGCCGGCGTTCTCGAGGTCGTGCCCAACCTGGGTCCCATCATGGCTGCCGTTCCTGCCGTGGTGCTGGCATTGATACAAGGTTCCACTCATTGGGATATCAATAACGCTGTATTTGCTCTGATTGTCATTGCAGCTTACGTGTTGATCCAACAGTTGGAGAACAACTTGCTTGTGCCGCGTATCATTGGAACCAGTCTTAATCTGCATCCGATGATCGTCCTGGTGGGGGTGATCGCCGGTACGGCAACAGGTGGAATCCTTGGTGCATTTTTGGCAGCGCCGACGTTAGCTTCAGTCAAGATATTCTTTGATTACGCTCATTCCAAACTGAACGATCGTCCCCCGTTTCCAGAAACAACTGGCATGGGGGAGGGAAGTCAGGTGCCTGTGTTAGCCGCACCAGATGCATCTGACGAGGGAGCCGTGGGACTGGAGGATTTTCCGGAGATCCTCACGCCTGGGGATGATGATCAGGGTGCGGAGGAGCCTGTAACCTGA
- a CDS encoding N-acetyltransferase: MNEINIRPAIGADVPAISELVNSFAARNRMLPRSEAQVSSVLADFLIAEDDNTIIACGSLVALTVGLAEIRSVAVAEAFQGNGLGGRLVAALLELARERELDHVCALTLRPRLFQRSGFHVVDRWTLTPKIWSECVYCPKFHRCDEVAVLIHLEEPGQAMELSPRWTTLARRVPLPVLRRLGSLLL, translated from the coding sequence TTGAACGAAATCAACATCCGGCCTGCCATCGGGGCCGACGTTCCTGCCATATCCGAGCTGGTGAACAGCTTCGCTGCCCGCAATCGCATGTTACCCCGGAGCGAAGCTCAGGTGTCATCGGTACTTGCCGATTTCCTGATAGCCGAAGATGACAATACCATCATCGCTTGCGGATCGTTGGTTGCCTTGACTGTCGGGCTGGCCGAAATCCGTTCAGTGGCGGTCGCGGAGGCCTTTCAGGGCAATGGCCTGGGCGGCAGGCTCGTGGCCGCCCTGCTGGAATTGGCGCGCGAGCGTGAGCTCGACCACGTCTGCGCGCTCACCTTACGCCCCCGTCTCTTTCAGAGATCCGGCTTTCACGTGGTTGATCGCTGGACCCTGACCCCAAAGATCTGGAGCGAATGCGTTTATTGCCCCAAGTTTCACCGCTGCGATGAAGTTGCTGTCCTGATTCATCTGGAAGAACCAGGTCAGGCTATGGAACTATCCCCCCGGTGGACCACCCTGGCCCGGCGCGTGCCCTTGCCCGTCTTGCGTCGACTTGGTTCCCTGCTGCTGTAG
- a CDS encoding acetylornithine/succinylornithine family transaminase, whose protein sequence is MESQTVIDLEKNYVLQVYARPDFVLERGEGCRVFDSAGKEYLDCVAGIAVNSLGYGDPASLAALTEQAGKLWHVSNLYHTAPQARLAKLLCETSFADKVHYANCGASANEGAFKFARRYAREQHGKDKSTIVAFSGGFHGRLFGSLAATDRPRYRQPFEPLMPGVRFARFNDLASAAREIDDSICAVIVEPIQGEAGILPAEASFLKGLRELCDTHDSLLIFDEVQCGLGRTGHLWAYQGYGVSPDLLTVAKPLAGGLPMAAILMTDQVAGAIHAFDHASTFAGGPLVAAVAEAVVGRISQPEFLADVRAKGAYFFDRLSEINSSHIEGIRGQGLLIGIQLDIPASTVVEAGHEQGLLTVGAGANVLRLVPPLIISREEIDLVVERLSTVFSQL, encoded by the coding sequence ATGGAAAGCCAAACTGTGATCGATCTGGAAAAGAACTATGTCCTGCAGGTATACGCTCGCCCCGACTTCGTGTTGGAGCGAGGGGAAGGTTGTCGAGTCTTCGACTCGGCAGGCAAGGAGTATCTCGATTGCGTTGCCGGCATTGCTGTGAATTCCCTGGGATATGGGGACCCAGCGAGCCTGGCGGCGTTGACCGAACAGGCGGGAAAGCTATGGCACGTCAGCAACCTGTATCACACCGCTCCCCAGGCCCGGCTGGCGAAGTTGCTGTGCGAAACCAGCTTTGCCGACAAGGTGCATTACGCCAATTGCGGCGCCAGCGCCAACGAGGGTGCTTTCAAGTTCGCACGCCGTTATGCCCGCGAACAGCACGGCAAGGATAAATCCACAATTGTCGCCTTTAGCGGTGGTTTCCATGGCCGCCTTTTCGGTTCCCTGGCAGCCACCGATCGGCCCAGGTACCGGCAACCCTTTGAGCCCCTGATGCCCGGCGTTCGCTTTGCCCGCTTCAACGACCTGGCGTCCGCGGCAAGAGAGATCGACGACTCGATCTGCGCGGTGATCGTGGAACCTATACAGGGAGAGGCTGGTATTCTGCCAGCCGAAGCCAGTTTTCTGAAAGGACTCCGGGAGCTATGCGACACTCACGACTCCTTGCTGATATTCGATGAGGTTCAGTGTGGGCTGGGCCGCACCGGGCATCTGTGGGCATATCAGGGATACGGAGTTTCTCCCGATCTTCTCACAGTTGCCAAACCCCTGGCGGGAGGCCTGCCCATGGCGGCAATCCTTATGACCGACCAGGTCGCCGGCGCAATTCATGCCTTCGACCATGCCAGCACCTTTGCCGGCGGCCCTCTGGTGGCCGCGGTTGCTGAAGCGGTTGTCGGGCGCATCAGCCAGCCTGAGTTTCTGGCGGATGTTCGGGCGAAGGGCGCCTATTTTTTCGACCGTCTTTCTGAAATCAACAGCTCTCATATTGAAGGGATTCGAGGCCAGGGTTTGCTGATCGGAATCCAGTTGGATATCCCTGCTTCGACCGTCGTCGAAGCGGGGCACGAACAAGGCCTGTTGACTGTGGGTGCCGGCGCCAATGTGCTCCGTCTGGTACCCCCGCTGATTATTTCGCGAGAGGAGATCGACCTGGTGGTAGAGCGTCTTTCCACGGTCTTTTCACAGCTATGA
- the argB gene encoding acetylglutamate kinase, producing MNTCDTIGQVIVVKVGGNEIDDDSFLAELVAAVKAISEQSNVVVVHGGGKEIADLHGRLGVPFDFVEGLRVTSFDSLRLVKMVLSGAVNTRVTRWLVNGGVNALGLSGVDLGLIRVQPLRPRGVDIGYVGKVVEVRVEKLWALLDAGIVPVVSPLSLGVDGQSYNVNADQVAAALAASLEAEQLVFVSNVPGVMLDSWDSMPVSELTAQQVEGHVAEGRINGGMVPKVRSASEAVMNGVHQAVITDIAGLRSGRGTAVVVG from the coding sequence ATGAACACCTGTGATACAATTGGTCAAGTCATCGTTGTGAAGGTCGGCGGAAACGAGATAGACGACGACAGCTTTTTGGCTGAACTCGTTGCAGCAGTCAAGGCTATCAGTGAACAGTCCAACGTCGTTGTCGTTCATGGCGGCGGCAAGGAGATTGCCGACCTGCATGGCCGCCTGGGCGTTCCCTTTGACTTTGTCGAGGGCTTGCGAGTCACCAGTTTTGACAGTCTGCGCCTGGTCAAGATGGTCTTGAGCGGGGCTGTCAATACCCGGGTGACCCGCTGGCTGGTCAACGGCGGCGTTAACGCTCTGGGCTTGAGCGGCGTTGACCTGGGCCTGATCCGGGTGCAGCCCCTTCGGCCCAGAGGCGTTGATATCGGTTATGTTGGAAAGGTTGTTGAGGTGCGGGTCGAAAAACTGTGGGCACTGCTGGATGCCGGGATCGTGCCGGTGGTCTCTCCCCTGTCCCTGGGGGTTGACGGGCAGTCCTACAATGTCAATGCCGATCAGGTGGCCGCTGCCCTTGCGGCATCCCTTGAAGCCGAGCAGCTGGTCTTTGTAAGCAACGTGCCGGGTGTCATGCTGGATAGTTGGGATTCGATGCCAGTGTCCGAACTGACCGCGCAGCAAGTAGAAGGCCACGTGGCCGAGGGTCGTATCAATGGTGGCATGGTGCCCAAGGTGCGCTCGGCTTCCGAAGCCGTTATGAACGGTGTGCATCAGGCTGTGATCACCGATATCGCTGGCTTACGAAGCGGCCGCGGCACCGCCGTCGTTGTTGGATAG
- the argC gene encoding N-acetyl-gamma-glutamyl-phosphate reductase: MIRAGVIGATGYTGIELVKLLRGHPEVELAWLTSESYAGRTLSQVYPCSWHDPLLPLARAPLTKADLVFVCLPHAASMKAVATVRKAGVKAIDLSADFRLRDPMAYEHWYATPHTEKDLLAEAVYGLPELYRDKIAGSELVANPGCYPTSVILALWPLAQLGWLSGQVIVDSKSGVSGAGRKPKLMTSFVEANENLSPYSIGYAHRHIAEMEQELSFGGGMSQVLSTASGKPRFIFSPHLVPVSRGILSTIYLTLPEGVGEADLFFAFGVAYETEPFVQVLPGIEPATMKHSAGSNRCVIGLTPVPGTRTLIITSSIDNLLKGAAGQALQNMNVVFGLDETLGLP; encoded by the coding sequence ATGATACGAGCAGGTGTCATCGGTGCGACAGGCTATACAGGCATCGAACTGGTCAAACTGTTGCGGGGCCACCCTGAAGTGGAACTTGCCTGGCTGACCTCGGAAAGTTACGCTGGTCGGACACTTTCCCAGGTCTATCCCTGTTCCTGGCACGATCCACTGTTACCGCTGGCAAGGGCACCCCTGACCAAAGCCGACCTGGTCTTTGTTTGTCTTCCCCATGCAGCTTCCATGAAGGCAGTCGCGACCGTGCGCAAGGCAGGTGTCAAGGCGATCGATCTCAGCGCCGATTTTCGCCTGCGCGACCCTATGGCCTATGAGCACTGGTATGCAACGCCACACACCGAGAAAGATCTGTTGGCCGAGGCGGTCTATGGTCTGCCTGAACTTTACCGGGATAAGATCGCTGGCAGCGAGCTGGTGGCCAATCCTGGCTGTTATCCGACCAGTGTCATTCTGGCGCTATGGCCCCTGGCTCAATTGGGTTGGCTCTCGGGGCAAGTGATCGTGGATAGCAAATCGGGCGTCAGTGGTGCCGGGCGGAAACCTAAGTTAATGACCAGCTTCGTCGAGGCCAACGAAAACCTGTCGCCCTATAGCATCGGTTACGCCCACCGGCACATTGCAGAGATGGAACAGGAACTCTCCTTTGGCGGTGGTATGAGCCAGGTCCTATCCACCGCTTCAGGCAAGCCGCGGTTTATTTTCTCTCCCCACCTGGTCCCGGTGAGCCGCGGTATCCTGTCGACGATCTATCTGACTCTGCCAGAAGGTGTCGGCGAGGCCGATCTGTTCTTTGCCTTTGGGGTAGCCTATGAAACGGAACCCTTCGTGCAGGTGCTGCCTGGCATTGAGCCTGCTACTATGAAGCATTCGGCCGGATCCAACCGGTGTGTCATCGGGCTTACTCCGGTGCCTGGTACCCGAACTCTGATCATTACCAGCAGCATCGACAATCTGCTCAAAGGGGCCGCTGGACAGGCGTTGCAAAACATGAATGTTGTATTTGGTCTGGACGAGACGCTGGGGCTGCCATGA
- the rsgA gene encoding ribosome small subunit-dependent GTPase A produces MSPATQIEKPSTYSAMGTVVQAKAGHYTVLTSNGEVECRIRGRLKRSSEGRLTANPIAVGDQVRIDVFASRRGVVEEVLPRTRVFSRRARGWPPREQIILANPDQAVFVFSCHEPDPNPRLIDRFLAIAEAAELPTILCFNKVDLLVDREIDKTLLIYEKIGYPVLRTSAVRGDSLDELKEALTDKISVLSGPSGTGKSSLINAIEPDFRRKVTDISQWSGKGVHTTVETVLLPLGFGGFIADTAGIRQLVPWDMDKDLDWCYREFRPFLNDCQYSDCFHTHEPGCAVMDAVERGKIDEERYDSYQRFFEQMEEQTEG; encoded by the coding sequence ATGTCTCCAGCCACACAGATTGAGAAGCCGTCCACCTACAGCGCGATGGGCACCGTCGTGCAAGCAAAGGCAGGACACTACACCGTTCTGACGTCAAACGGCGAGGTTGAATGCCGGATTCGCGGCCGCCTCAAACGGTCGAGCGAGGGACGCTTAACGGCCAACCCCATCGCGGTTGGCGATCAAGTACGTATCGATGTTTTCGCATCCAGGCGCGGCGTTGTGGAAGAAGTTCTTCCGCGAACGCGAGTCTTCTCGCGAAGAGCCCGTGGATGGCCGCCCCGGGAACAGATCATCCTGGCCAACCCCGACCAGGCTGTCTTTGTCTTCTCTTGCCACGAGCCTGATCCCAATCCCCGCCTGATTGATCGTTTTCTTGCCATTGCCGAGGCTGCGGAGCTTCCCACCATCCTGTGCTTCAACAAGGTGGATCTGCTGGTTGATCGGGAAATCGACAAGACCCTCCTCATCTATGAAAAGATCGGCTATCCAGTACTGCGTACCAGCGCCGTCAGAGGGGATAGCCTCGATGAGCTGAAGGAAGCACTGACCGATAAGATCAGTGTACTCAGTGGACCCTCTGGTACAGGCAAGTCCAGCCTGATCAACGCCATTGAACCTGATTTCAGGCGGAAGGTAACTGACATCAGCCAGTGGAGTGGAAAAGGGGTGCATACAACGGTTGAAACGGTTCTTCTGCCGCTCGGTTTCGGCGGCTTCATCGCAGACACCGCCGGTATTCGCCAGCTTGTTCCCTGGGATATGGACAAGGACCTGGATTGGTGCTATCGGGAGTTTCGCCCCTTCCTCAACGACTGCCAATACAGCGATTGTTTTCATACTCACGAACCAGGTTGCGCCGTTATGGATGCGGTGGAGCGGGGAAAGATCGACGAGGAACGATACGACAGCTACCAGCGCTTCTTCGAGCAAATGGAGGAGCAGACGGAGGGGTAA
- the thrC gene encoding threonine synthase: protein MAYSACFQCVRGCEGRWSLYEVIYRCPQCGGLLEVIHDVNALRDRSPIAWMRLMDQRVGTTQWPYGSGVWGKQEWVVPDIHEENIVSMFEGNSNLFWANRLGQQLGVEDLWVKMCGNSHSGSFKDLGMTVLVSVVNQMIRSGNSPVKAVACASTGDTSAALAAYGAAAGIPTIVFLPRGKVSAAQLIQPIANGALVLALDTDFDGCMRIVQQVTEDNSIYLANSMNSLRIEGQKTVGIEIVQQFDWAVPDWIIMPVGNLGNISALGKGLLLLRELGIVSRLPRLVAAQAAKANPLYQSYLGDFREKVAVTARKTLASAIQIGDPVSYEKAIKVLQQFDGIVEQATEHELANAAARADLTGMYCCPHTGVALAVLHKLVERGEIKRHERVVVISTAHGLKFTRFKVGYHEDTLSEVEAMAANPPVYLPADEKIVRQTIERRLA from the coding sequence ATGGCATACTCAGCCTGTTTTCAGTGTGTGCGCGGCTGTGAAGGACGTTGGTCGCTCTATGAGGTAATCTACCGCTGCCCCCAATGTGGTGGCCTTCTTGAGGTAATCCACGATGTGAACGCGCTCAGGGATCGCAGTCCGATCGCCTGGATGCGGTTGATGGACCAGCGGGTAGGCACCACGCAATGGCCCTATGGCAGTGGTGTATGGGGAAAACAGGAGTGGGTAGTCCCCGACATTCACGAGGAGAATATCGTGTCAATGTTTGAGGGAAACTCCAACCTGTTCTGGGCAAATCGATTGGGCCAACAGCTGGGGGTTGAGGATCTCTGGGTCAAGATGTGTGGAAACAGCCATTCCGGCTCTTTCAAGGACCTCGGCATGACCGTGCTGGTCAGCGTTGTGAACCAGATGATTCGCAGCGGAAATAGTCCGGTTAAGGCTGTCGCCTGTGCCAGCACCGGTGATACCTCTGCAGCCCTGGCTGCCTACGGTGCCGCGGCCGGTATTCCCACCATCGTCTTTCTACCCCGCGGAAAGGTCAGTGCGGCACAGCTCATTCAACCTATCGCAAACGGCGCTCTGGTCCTGGCCCTGGATACCGACTTCGACGGTTGTATGCGAATAGTCCAGCAGGTCACGGAGGACAACAGCATCTACCTGGCAAACAGCATGAACAGCCTGCGCATCGAAGGCCAGAAAACGGTGGGAATTGAGATCGTTCAGCAGTTTGATTGGGCAGTGCCTGACTGGATCATTATGCCCGTGGGAAATCTTGGGAACATCAGTGCATTGGGCAAAGGACTGCTTCTGCTGCGCGAGTTGGGGATCGTTTCCCGGTTGCCTCGTTTGGTCGCTGCCCAGGCGGCCAAGGCCAACCCTCTCTATCAAAGCTATCTTGGGGACTTTCGGGAGAAGGTCGCCGTAACGGCCCGGAAAACCCTGGCATCGGCAATCCAGATCGGGGATCCGGTCAGCTACGAGAAGGCCATCAAGGTCCTGCAGCAGTTCGACGGAATCGTGGAACAGGCCACAGAGCATGAATTGGCCAACGCTGCGGCCCGGGCCGACCTGACAGGCATGTACTGCTGTCCCCACACCGGAGTGGCGTTAGCTGTTCTGCACAAGCTGGTCGAACGGGGGGAGATAAAACGCCACGAACGGGTAGTGGTCATTTCGACAGCCCACGGGCTCAAGTTTACGCGGTTCAAGGTGGGCTATCATGAGGACACGCTGTCGGAAGTCGAGGCTATGGCAGCCAATCCCCCTGTCTACTTGCCTGCCGACGAGAAGATTGTGAGGCAGACGATCGAGCGACGGTTGGCTTGA
- the grpE gene encoding nucleotide exchange factor GrpE, translating into MRRSDYDDYLRRQRAQGEPTRTLTASQLKQIENAFEEVKQQAKQWETAAREWETAAKKAQERASDYEEKTNYCKQLVEQARQQSADWEARARELRAAVVEAREQPEEKDQEIDDLKTEMLTAEESIETLQSDAQASDTRIAELQEELLHQEAEYRNSRRRLERLFANQTEQDKRSMLLEMLPVLDNLQRALDFTPGQQPDADTLREGVELTRRTFVNVLEKNGIQAIDAVGQPFDPTIHEAIGLLPAPGLAPDTVAAVEQQGYRYGDDILRPARVLVTPG; encoded by the coding sequence ATGAGAAGATCCGACTATGATGACTACCTTCGCCGTCAGCGCGCCCAGGGCGAACCCACACGAACGTTGACGGCAAGTCAACTGAAGCAGATCGAGAACGCCTTTGAGGAAGTAAAACAACAGGCGAAACAGTGGGAAACCGCGGCCAGGGAATGGGAAACTGCGGCGAAGAAGGCTCAGGAAAGAGCCAGTGACTATGAGGAAAAAACCAACTATTGCAAACAGCTGGTCGAACAGGCCCGGCAACAGTCTGCAGACTGGGAGGCCCGGGCGCGTGAATTAAGGGCCGCAGTAGTCGAAGCCCGGGAGCAACCGGAAGAGAAGGATCAGGAAATCGACGACCTGAAGACCGAAATGCTGACGGCAGAGGAGAGCATAGAAACGTTGCAGTCCGATGCCCAGGCCTCCGATACCAGGATCGCCGAGTTGCAGGAAGAACTGCTCCACCAGGAGGCGGAATACCGCAACAGCCGTCGGCGGCTTGAGCGTTTGTTCGCCAACCAGACAGAACAGGATAAACGGTCAATGCTTCTGGAAATGCTGCCGGTGCTGGACAACCTGCAACGGGCCCTCGATTTTACTCCGGGACAGCAGCCAGACGCCGACACACTTCGCGAGGGCGTCGAGTTGACGCGCAGAACGTTTGTCAACGTATTGGAAAAAAATGGGATACAGGCGATCGATGCGGTTGGCCAGCCATTTGATCCCACGATCCACGAAGCAATCGGTTTGTTGCCCGCGCCAGGCCTGGCCCCGGATACCGTAGCGGCTGTGGAGCAACAAGGATATCGATACGGTGACGACATATTGCGTCCAGCCCGCGTGTTGGTGACACCTGGATAA
- a CDS encoding J domain-containing protein has protein sequence MDIKDYYQVLGVDKNATQDTIKKAYRKMARTYHPDVNPGDKASEERFKEANEAYEVLSDPEKRGKYDRFGARWREYEQMGGQPQDFNWEQWAGAGAGARQRGQRSGTRTVSPEEFEQIFGNQQGADFSDFFETLFGGDARYRTARTEGGFQPRPRQGRDSTVPVQLSLNEAFNGTTRSIQYDDGRVIEAKVPPGVRTGSKVRLRGQGESGAGGGGAGDLYLNIEVLPDNTFNRTGDDLNITIPVDLFELLLGGSVQVPTMDKTVQLTIPKGTTNGKTFRLNGLGMPKLKNRDERGNLFVTIDTRLPEKLSDAEVELVKQWQQTRRRGGDNG, from the coding sequence GTGGATATCAAGGACTATTACCAGGTTCTAGGTGTTGACAAAAACGCCACCCAGGACACTATCAAAAAAGCCTATCGCAAGATGGCTCGCACTTACCATCCTGATGTAAATCCGGGCGACAAGGCATCCGAGGAACGCTTCAAGGAAGCCAATGAGGCCTACGAAGTCCTGTCCGACCCGGAAAAGCGAGGCAAGTACGATCGGTTTGGGGCCCGGTGGCGCGAGTATGAACAGATGGGTGGACAACCGCAGGACTTCAACTGGGAGCAGTGGGCCGGTGCTGGTGCAGGTGCACGACAACGCGGGCAACGAAGCGGTACACGCACTGTTTCCCCAGAAGAGTTCGAACAGATTTTCGGCAACCAGCAAGGGGCAGATTTCTCCGATTTTTTCGAAACCCTGTTCGGCGGGGACGCCCGATATCGCACCGCCCGGACCGAAGGTGGTTTTCAGCCTCGCCCGCGACAAGGCCGAGACAGTACAGTCCCGGTCCAACTTAGCCTGAACGAAGCGTTCAACGGCACAACGCGTTCGATTCAATACGATGATGGCAGGGTCATCGAAGCCAAGGTCCCCCCGGGCGTGCGCACCGGATCCAAGGTGCGACTCCGCGGCCAGGGAGAATCGGGGGCCGGTGGCGGCGGAGCCGGCGACCTTTACCTGAATATCGAGGTCTTGCCAGATAACACGTTCAATCGCACCGGAGATGATCTGAACATCACGATTCCGGTAGACCTGTTTGAACTGCTTCTCGGAGGCTCCGTCCAGGTGCCAACCATGGATAAAACGGTGCAGTTGACCATCCCCAAGGGTACGACAAATGGCAAGACGTTCCGTCTGAATGGCCTGGGCATGCCCAAGCTGAAAAACCGCGATGAACGTGGAAATCTTTTCGTCACCATCGATACCAGGTTACCTGAAAAATTGAGTGATGCCGAGGTTGAACTTGTCAAGCAGTGGCAGCAAACTCGAAGACGAGGAGGCGACAATGGCTGA